The following proteins are encoded in a genomic region of Magnolia sinica isolate HGM2019 chromosome 1, MsV1, whole genome shotgun sequence:
- the LOC131246359 gene encoding ribonucleoside-diphosphate reductase large subunit-like — MKKSFSETIKEMYYHFNERSGQKAPLVADDVYEIIMKNAGLLDSEIIYVKDFDYDYFGFKTLERSYLFKDSGRVTERQQHMLMRVVVGIHKDDIDFALRTYHLMSQRWFTHASPTLFNAGTPRPQMSSCFLICMKDYSGEGIYDTLKECVVISKLARGIVVSIHDIRETSSYIRGTNGTSNGIVSMLWVFNVTTCYVDQGGGKRKASDKRKENQYAIIANACYPQHSFGGGWEAWDASNVFKKAENNVGRSWFITYENLTVTQEWPILVAARMEVKEMVQTI, encoded by the exons ATGAAGAAATCGTTTTCTGAGAC AATCAAAGAGATGTATTATCATTTCAATGAAAGATCAGGGCAGAAGGCTCcgttagttgcagatgatgtttaTGAGATAATCATGAAG AATGCTGGCCTTCTGGATAGTGAAATAATTTATGTCAAAGACTTCGACTATGACTACTTTGGTTTCAAAACTCTTGAGAGATCCTACCTATTCAAGGATTCTGGTAGGGTTACAGAAAGGCAACAGCATATGCTGATGAGGGTTGTTGTTGGAATTCATAAGGATGATATTGACTTTGCCCTCAGAACATACCATTTGATGTCACAACGTTGGTTCACACATGCTTCCCCTACTCTTTTTAATGCTGGGACTCCGAGGCCTCAG atgAGTAGCTGTTTCCTTATTTGCATGAAAGATTATAGCGGTGAAGGAATATATGATACTCTGAAGGAATGTGTTGTCATTAGCAAATTGGCAAGAGGCATTGTTGTTTCCATTCATGATATTCGTGAGACAAGCAGTTACATTCGTGGTACAAATGGGACCTCCAATGGCATTGTCTCAATGCTATGGGTGTTCAATGTTACTACCTGTTATGTTGATCAAGGGGGTGGCAAGAGAAAG GCCAGCGACAAAAGGAAG GAGAACCAGTATGCTATAATAGCAAATGCTTGCTACCCTCA ACACTCCTTTGGTGGGGGTTGGGAAGCATGGGATGCTTCCAATGTCTTTAAAAAGGCTGAGAACAATGTGGGGAGGAGCTG GTTCAttacctatgaaaatttgacAGTTACACAGGAGTGGCCAATCTTAGTAGCTGCAAGGATGGAGGTGAAGGAGATGGTGCAAACTATTTAG